In the Candida orthopsilosis Co 90-125, chromosome 7 draft sequence genome, cttttggaaaatgtttGCATAATCACAGCAGCTCCTGAAATCCCGGgtgttttggaattgatcCCTTACgtcaaacaacaaaactgTGTTTTTTCAATCGGCCATACTATGGCAGATTATCAAACCGGTGTCGATGCTATTGAAAACGGTTGCACAATGATTACCCACTTGTACAATGCAATGCCACAACCTCACCATCGTGATGCAGGTGTGGTCGGTTTGATAAACACGCCCGCGGTTTCTCCAAACAAAATTCCATACTTTGGTCTTATATGTGATGGCGTACATATTGATCCATCAATGATTAATTTGGCTTACAAGTCAAATCCAACTAAATGTGTCTTGGTAACTGATGCTATGCACTTAATAGGTTTACCAGATGGAGAATACAAGTGGGATGACCAAGTTATTGTCAAGACCGGTGATAGATTATACTTGAAAAACACTGATACTTTAGCCGGTGCCGCTACAACATTACCACAATGTATTAGaaacttgatgaaatggGCCAACATTGGATTGCCAGAGGCTGTCAAAACAGCAACTAATAATGCTGCATTATCCATTGgagttgaaaatgaaaaaggGTTCTTGAATGTGGGATGCGATGCTGATTTAGTtgttttgaacaaagaaGGATATGTCACCAAGGTTTATAAGTTGGGTAATGAAATTGCTTCGTCTGATATCCAAAAATCAAGCCTCAACAGGGAAAGTAAAATCAGCGCCATGTTATAGATGTATACTTGAAATCaatatatttgaattttagAAGTTTGGTTTATTGTAAACAAAGAGGTTTAAATGTTCATTTCAAGATAAATTTATTAATGTAGCCGACCTCTATATAAATAATCTATATGCAAAAATTGTGTAATTTCTCACAATCACTTGTTTTCCATTCCTGGAGAATAAGCATATTTAGAGTAAGCTCTGATTCTAGCTCCATAGATGTAAAACAAGTATGGAATTGCACAACATGCTAATGAAATGAATGCCATCAATGATGTAGCCCATTCGTAACCCAATGTGTGGTACATTTGGATAGTAAATAAAGGAACAGAAGCACCCCACATTGATCTGACAAATGTCTTTGCAGCCAATGCACTAGCAGCATAATGTTGGTATGAGTCAACAATGTAGTTATTGGCTGGGTTGTACAAACAACAGAATCCGAAACCGGCAGCTAAACCGGAGAAACATGGACCAGCCCAAGAAAGCCAGCTGNNNNNNNNNNNNAAGATAGTAACCTCTTCAGAAACTCCAAAGTATTTAGCTGGACGCTCTAAATCACCAGTTACGATAGCAGAACCAagagcaacaacaaaacaaatagAACCAAGCAAACCAGTAAACAACcattttcttccttttccaaatgtTTTTGGATTATCTTTATCATTTTCGACCCACTGAACAATTCTTAAACCAGTATCTAAATCAAGGGGATATTTCCAGGGGTCACTTTCGTTGAAGTCTGAATGTGGATCTGGGTGGGTTAATTCTCTTTTGATATCTAATTCCGGTTCCAAAGGTCCCAAACGACCGTAACCCTCATGAAGTTCtaaaataattttttcGACACCTTGATTGTTAGTGACCAACCTTTCCAActctttttcatcttcagaaTCGCGTGAACGAAGATGTTCTAAACTGTGACTTATTTTCTTTGCAAGGAGTTCATTATGATGGCCAGTTTCCTCCTGGTATGGGGTAACTTTATTAGAATCAATACTACTTGAATCTGAGTTGCttgtcattgttgttatGAGAACAAACTAGTGGGGTATAaaaaactttgttttgtttagcTGTAGTTAAGTAAATGCAAAATGTGTGCGTAACAGTAacagtagtagtagtagtagtagcaATAGCAAACAAGgtacaattgatgatgtgaATAGCTGATGAGTATTCAAAGAAGATCTGTAAATATAAAAGACGAGGGTATATTCCCTAATTTATATTCTTTTCATACTTTTAGAAAAACCTACTCAACTTCTGTGAAATTTCtgattttattcaaaatcgGTTAGAAAATGATATTCCTTATTAAGGTTTACTATGGCttctattgttattgtatATTGTGGATTGCAATCGGTTTAAATTTCTATTGTATTTGCGTtattttacaaaaacaGTAatttaaataaaatttttaattaCTTTTTTGCATCTAAGCAGTTGGTAGCAGTGGAAATTTGTGTAATCATCATTTCAGCCGTAGGGTTCCAATTGCCGATACTATATATGTACGCTCAATTCCATTCTAAACATCAATCATAATAGAACTTTTTCAAgcaaagaagttgaatgTTATTGTTAGTCCATTGATACCCGATGATAAAACTAGACCTCAGTCGTCCAGGCCCATATTTTTCTACAACCAATGGCGGATATTGTTCACTTAGAAGAACGGAATTCAGATCGGcagagaaaagaaatagGACCACACGGCAATAAAAGTTACACAAAGTTTGCACATACACCTTTTTTGAGCCGTTTTTGTGAGGTTGTTATTTTGTTGTCGTGCAGTAATTGGGGTTTGTTCCGAAGACAGACTATTGAGGTAACATCCCCTTTCAAGTACTGTAGTGTGTTAAGATTAACAATGAAGCTCTGGTTTGTTATAAAAAGCATAAAATATTTTAAGCGCTACACCATTTTGTGAAACTATACCGTAcggttgcaaaataaaattaTAATCTAACCACTTCAATAGCAGATAATGAGCCCAATTAAGTTCATGAGTATGAGCCCTTGACCAAAGTGCAACTTACAAAAGTACAAATGGTTAACCGAGACAGCTGGTGAAATCACAATTTTTAGCAGTCACTACAGCTTTCCAAATTCGATAAATATTAATTTATTACTTTAATGGTATGAATGAcctatatatataaaccGAGCTACAGCCGCTTGTAACGCTTTAGTGTCTATGACTCTCCAAATCCGGTTTCTTTGCATCCATATTTGGTGAATAAGcgtatttggaaaattgtCTGATTCTAGCTCCATAGATGTAAAACAAGTAAGGAATGAGACAACATGCTAATGAGATGAATGCCATCAAAGAGCTGGCCCATTCGTAACCTAATGTGTGGTACATTTGGATAGTAAATAAAGGAACACAAGCACCCCACATTGATCTGACAAATGTCTTTGCAGCCAATGCACTAGCAGCATAATGTTGGTATGAGTCAACAATATAATTGTTTGCAGGATTGTACAACCCGCAAAGACCAAAACCAACACCTAATCCAGAAAAACATGGACCAGCCCAAGAAAGCCAGCTGTAAGATGACCAAGCAAATGCAAAAAGACTACAAGGAACAAACCAACAGGAAACCATCATTGGGATCAATCTTAATTCAGCTGGTGGCAACTCTCCTCTATCTCTATATTTCTGAGCTCTTCTGTTGTAGTCCTTGTTAAAAAGTGGAGCAGCAAGGGTAGCGAGAAtaacaccaccaccaattgGAATGAACATAACACCAGTCTTTGAAGCAGACCAGCCTTTACCTTCCATGTACAACACCGGATAAGCAAAGAAGAACATGTACAACAAACCGTAGATAACTGCCATGTACATGGTAACCAAAAACACAATCAATTCACtcaacaacacaaatgGTCTTAAAAGAGatgtttttgcaacttcgGCAAAATTCCTCACTTCAATTTCGTTCAAGCATCTGTATCTCTCATCTCCAGTatcttttctcaatttctttgctctctttttcaacaagataCCAGCATGGGTTTCAGGGACAAGCACTATGAAGAAGGCATAGAATACACCAGCAATAATCAAAAAGGTCCAGTAAATCCATCTCCAAGTTGGTGCATAATCTGCTAATAAACCACCAAAGATTGGACCACAGACAGGACCCAAGAATGGAGCAGCTGAGAAAATAGCCATAGCAACACCTCTTTGAGAACCAATCCACNNNNNNNNNNNNNNNNNNNNNNNNNNNNNNNNNNNNNNNNNNNNNNNNNNNNNNNNNNNNNNNNNNNNNNNNNNNNNNNNNNNNNNNNNNNNNNNNNNNNNNNNNNNNNNNNNNNNNNNNNNNNNNNNNNNNNNNNNNNNNNNNNNNNNNNNNNNNNNNNNNNNNNNNNNNNNNNNNNNNNNNNNNNNNNNNNNNNNNNNNNNNNNNNNNNNNNNNNNNNNNNNNNNNNNNNNNNNNNNNNNNNNNNNNNNNNNNNNNNNNNNNNNNNNNNNNNNNNNNNNNNNNNNNNNNNNNNNNNNNNNNNNNNNNNNNNNNNNNNNNNNNNNTAAAATAACAACTTCTTGTGAAACTCCAAAGTATGCAGCTGGACGTTCCATATCACCAGTAACAATTGCTGAACCAagagcaacaacaaaacaaatagAGCCCAAGATACCCGTGTATACCCACTTTATACCTGGGCCCCAATTGATTGGATTGTTTCTATCATTATCGACCCACTCAACTATCCTCAATCCAGTATCCAAGTCAATTGGGTATTTCCAAGgatcattttcattaaagTCTGATTGTGGATCTGGATGAGTTTGTACCAACTTAACATCCAATGGCTCTTCCAATGGACCCAATTGTCCAGCACCTTCTTGCAACTCCGTCTTTATTCTCTCAATTCCTGGattatttgaaaccaatttttctagttcttcatcatcttcatgTGAACCTAAATGTGAAAGGAGCTTTGAAATTCTACTTTCTGTCCTGTGAATATTAGTGTTTCctggttgattttgtaaagCGTCTCCATACTCTCTTGGCTTTTCTGAGTCTAAGCTTGCGTTATCAATTGTATCTGAATCTGTTCTTTGAGACATGTTTTGTTATTAATTAATGATACGAAGCCTTTCCCTTCCGTTTTGAATCTAAGCTGGGAATCGTATCCTTTAAATAACCCTTCGATATTAATGTTGAACAGGTTATGAGTGCTTAGCTTGCTCACCCTTCGGTAGGTAAATGCActaattttttgcaaccgCTTGATCCTAATCGGGTAGAGTGATATAAAATGCGTCaatacttttgaaataacaaaaattaTATTGCCGCATgcaagttgaaaaattaacACACCATGCAGGATGCATAATTGcacaaaaaaatacaaaccATTTAGAACCGATATCGGTTCTTACTTTATATTACATCGGCTGTATAatgattctttttcattgattaCAAACTGAGCAATTATTTATACTTGCAATGTAAGCCTCAAAATTGTCACTTCGCCACACCAACTACAATGTGTTTATTTTAGTTGGCCATTTAGACTATGGATGCACCTCTTGGTTTACATAGGCAGCTCACCCTGTCGTGTCTAGAAGTTGCGggatttgttttttttctgtccagcatatttttttctcttgtcTGCACTTTTCAAACCATTTGGCACTGAACGTTATAGTGCTGACGGACGTTCGGGATAAACTTAGCAGCATTGACTTGTCTCTCTAGTCTTGGCATAGTCATTTTGGACGTGTTATCTAAACACATCCCTTTGAGCTAATAACTGGGTACAAGTCGGTTGGTAATAGTTGGCCACGAGTAGTATCAATCCCTCACCCATACACATTCAGACCGATAACACCATcgactttttcaacatctgTTATATACCCCACTTTGTCCCCTTTGAATCTCAACATCGATTCCATCTGATTCAACGTAGCCTCTAGCATTTGAAACTGGTTCATGGGAAGCTGCACTTCATTTCTTAGTAATGATAGCAATTCAAAGATCCGCCGTACATACTCATAACCGGTTGAATTTCTTGTTATGTTTACTGCTTTCATTAGAGCCTGCGCAATCACCTCAAGTTTAACGCAAACTCCGGGACCGTTGAACTCATAAGAGACTAAAGGTAACCCGGCAGTCCTTTCACAAAACTCTTTGGCAATCGTTATTGGAAACTCATTTGACAAACAGAATTCCATGTTGTTGATCATATTGTTCGCACTAGCAACATCCCAGGTCAATGTCATCATCCAATATTTGCTCAACAAAATGTTAGCCTTTTGAATGTCGGGAGCCGCATCTAGTATCGTAAtttgttgtagttgatTCTGCACTGTTGATATCAAACGGAAAGAGTGTGCATCATTTTTAATTGCTctaaattgatcaaaaataGACTTGTTTGGAATTGCAAATATCTTAACCAACTCTCTAAAACCACCAATCAATATGGAATACTCCTCATCGTCAAGAGAGGGGAACGGCACTGTTGGCTCAAGTATCACTGGCATGGACTGTTCTAGACATACAAATCGTTCAGTGACCACTAATAGGTAATAAATCTTCCTCATTCTATGAGTTTCTGCTGGTGACCTTGAATATGTATCGGCTCTGTCAAGTCCCAAGATCTGTGCTAATGTGATCGCCTCACGCAAATAACATAAAGCAGTCAGAGTCGGACCAGCCCCTGCGTTAGCTAATGCAATGTGGAGAAAGAAAGATGTCAAAATGCACTCCAAAGTTGGTTCAGTTTTCTTCACTCGGATAGCTTCTGATGCAAAATCGACATCGAGTATACTTTTGGGAACgagtttttgatttgtcaTAAATCTCACTTGGCTGGCGATAGTGGCACAAACAGCACAACTCAATGCATAAGCTGACCGTTCAACTGCTCGTGAAATCAACTCCGCCACAGATATAACTGGCCAAATTCCGTAATACCAAACTTGGTAAACATTGAGGCAAGGCAAAAGCGTCTCCAAGCTAATTATGGGCACAAACTGGTTACTCTCCAAAGCACTAGTAATagccaatttttttattgcaTCTCTTGTCTTGTCATGGATTTTCTTTGGACCAcactttttctttactCGAATATTTGTACACTCCAAACCATGAGTTATGCATCTGCTACAGGGCACTCTCAAATCACATTTGACCTTTCTAATACTGCACGAATCACAAGctcttt is a window encoding:
- a CDS encoding Dac1 N-acetylglucosamine-6-phosphate (GlcNAcP) deacetylase; translated protein: MTMSYTRFTNCHLIDNGELYEFTDLYIDNNTKKIANKPRDFDQITRTIDLHEQIIAPGFIDIQNNGIYGLNFSNLNENSTKDDIRDFQRFYRDAMTKYLSTGVTSLCPTVTSNFPSVYTKVLPLYKKSRLSNQTDSLGAHLEGPFINLKKKGCHPSETFVDAKGGENKLLQVYGGKDNLLENVCIITAAPEIPGVLELIPYVKQQNCVFSIGHTMADYQTGVDAIENGCTMITHLYNAMPQPHHRDAGVVGLINTPAVSPNKIPYFGLICDGVHIDPSMINLAYKSNPTKCVLVTDAMHLIGLPDGEYKWDDQVIVKTGDRLYLKNTDTLAGAATTLPQCIRNLMKWANIGLPEAVKTATNNAALSIGVENEKGFLNVGCDADLVVLNKEGYVTKVYKLGNEIASSDIQKSSLNRESKISAML
- a CDS encoding Nag3 transporter (incomplete, gene extends across a gap in the sequence; similar to C. parapsilosis CPAR2_700110 and C. albicans NAG3; member of the major facilitator superfamily (MFS)) gives rise to the protein MTSNSDSSSIDSNKVTPYQEETGHHNELLAKKISHSLEHLRSRDSEDEKELERLVTNNQGVEKIILELHEGYGRLGPLEPELDIKRELTHPDPHSDFNESDPWKYPLDLDTGLRIVQWVENDKDNPKTFGKGRKWLFTGLLGSICFVVALGSAIVTGDLERPAKYFGVSEEVTIXXXXXSWLSWAGPCFSGLAAGFGFCCLYNPANNYIVDSYQHYAASALAAKTFVRSMWGASVPLFTIQMYHTLGYEWATSLMAFISLACCAIPYLFYIYGARIRAYSKYAYSPGMENK
- a CDS encoding Nag4 transporter (incomplete, gene extends across a gap in the sequence; similar to C. parapsilosis CPAR2_700120 and C. albicans NAG4), with amino-acid sequence WIGSQRGVAMAIFSAAPFLGPVCGPIFGGLLADYAPTWRWIYWTFLIIAGVFYAFFIVLVPETHAGILLKKRAKKLRKDTGDERYRCLNEIEVRNFAEVAKTSLLRPFVLLSELIVFLVTMYMAVIYGLLYMFFFAYPVLYMEGKGWSASKTGVMFIPIGGGVILATLAAPLFNKDYNRRAQKYRDRGELPPAELRLIPMMVSCWFVPCSLFAFAWSSYSWLSWAGPCFSGLGVGFGLCGLYNPANNYIVDSYQHYAASALAAKTFVRSMWGACVPLFTIQMYHTLGYEWASSLMAFISLACCLIPYLFYIYGARIRQFSKYAYSPNMDAKKPDLESHRH
- a CDS encoding Suc1 transcriptional regulator (transcriptional regulator with N-terminal zinc finger), whose amino-acid sequence is MESNHMNANYDNYTEVAYHSVSEYSPARTASENNPHSVSSFESQLDLSPESYINSINDEIYAAQINSIMDQTHMNNSGAGSSRQKIDSSQTNNLDSVENSVTQPVPKSKRACDSCSIRKVKCDLRVPCSRCITHGLECTNIRVKKKCGPKKIHDKTRDAIKKLAITSALESNQFVPIISLETLLPCLNVYQVWYYGIWPVISVAELISRAVERSAYALSCAVCATIASQVRFMTNQKLVPKSILDVDFASEAIRVKKTEPTLECILTSFFLHIALANAGAGPTSTALCYLREAITLAQILGLDRADTYSRSPAETHRMRKIYYLLVVTERFVCLEQSMPVILEPTVPFPSLDDEEYSILIGGFRELVKIFAIPNKSIFDQFRAIKNDAHSFRLISTVQNQLQQITILDAAPDIQKANILLSKYWMMTLTWDVASANNMINNMEFCLSNEFPITIAKEFCERTAGLPLVSYEFNGPGVCVKLEVIAQALMKAVNITRNSTGYEYVRRIFELLSLLRNEVQLPMNQFQMLEATLNQMESMLRFKGDKVGYITDVEKVDGVIGSNVYG